A genomic segment from Triticum dicoccoides isolate Atlit2015 ecotype Zavitan chromosome 1A, WEW_v2.0, whole genome shotgun sequence encodes:
- the LOC119352796 gene encoding QWRF motif-containing protein 7-like — MASPHRLARSPSSASRAAPAFSTANFVRSLRKAASFGYRKPSAGVVDAAGTMRRRSADTVVMSPCRSSPEPGFAARGAWDQQTRRRRSTGQSSPSEGVGRGPSVPRKTPATPKKEDVAHRARVLTARLMQWRLANARMEKAMTRATHAAESKLLYVWRRVAELRNIHTAKRIVAQRWRQKVKLGRLLRPQLPLLAAWETLGGPHSDAVADLGRVLSAASTSLPLSDGARANLELLHETMLACARTVDEIKARADMFYATGSVTSSSVDELARTMQEELAGLEEVMRLCKIVTNLQVQEVSLRANLIQAKQKIDYS; from the exons ATGGCGTCACCTCACCGCCTAGCACGCAGCCCCAGCTCGGCCTCCCGCGCGGCCCCGGCCTTCTCGACCGCCAACTTCGTGCGCTCTCTCCGCAAGGCAGCATCCTTCGGTTACAGGAAGCCCAGCGCCGGCGTCGTCGACGCGGCGGGCACGATGCGACGACGCAGCGCGGACACTGTGGTGATGTCCCCGTGCCGGTCGTCACCCGAGCCGGGCTTCGCTGCGAGGGGTGCCTGGGATCAGCAGACGAGGCGTAGGCGGAGCACCGGGCAGTCGTCGCCTTCCGAGGGCGTCGGCAGAGGGCCGAGCGTGCCGAGGAAGACGCCGGCGACGCCTAAGAAGGAGGACGTGGCGCACCGGGCGCGCGTGCTCACCGCGCGGCTGATGCAGTGGCGGCTCGCGAACGCCCGGATGGAGAAGGCCATGACTCGCGCCACCCACGCCGCCGAG AGCAAGCTGCTGTATGTGTGGCGGCGGGTGGCCGAGCTGCGCAACATTCACACGGCCAAGAGAATCGTGGCGCAGCGGTGGCGGCAAAAGGTGAAGCTGGGCAGGCTCCTGCGCCCGCAGCTGCCCCTCCTCGCCGCATGGGAGACGCTCGGCGGGCCGCACTCAGACGCTGTGGCGGACCTCGGCCGGGTGCTCTCCGCCGCCTCCACCTCCCTCCCATTATCCGACGGCGCCCGA GCCAACCTGGAGCTGTTGCACGAAACCATGCTTGCTTGCGCGCGCACCGTGGATGAGATCAAAGCCAGGGCTGACATGTTCTATGCCACG GGTAGTGTCACCAGCAGCTCTGTCGACGAGCTCGCGAGGACAATGCAGGAGGAGTTGGCAGGGCTCGAGGAGGTCATGCGGCTGTGCAAGATTGTCACTAACCTCCAG GTTCAGGAAGTAAGCCTCCGAGCTAATCTAATTCAGgcaaagcaaaagattgactactcCTAG